A portion of the Pseudomonas protegens CHA0 genome contains these proteins:
- a CDS encoding glucose 1-dehydrogenase, whose protein sequence is MQISLDQQVALVTGASSGIGAATAIALAAAGASVVLNYNSQAAPAEQLAARINAEGGRAIAIGADVADEAQVEALFAQAIEAFGFLDILVANSGLQKDGPAASLSLDDWNRVIGVNLTGQFLCARAALNIFQRQGVRAGVSKAAGKIIHMSSVHQLIPWAGHVNYAASKGGVDMLMRTLAQEVSQQRIRINGIAPGAIRTAINRTATEGAAEQELLKLIPYGRVGDPEDVANAALWLASDASDYVVGSTLFIDGGMSLYPEFRGNG, encoded by the coding sequence ATGCAGATATCCCTCGACCAGCAGGTAGCCCTGGTCACTGGCGCCAGCTCCGGCATTGGCGCCGCCACCGCAATCGCCCTGGCGGCGGCCGGTGCCAGCGTGGTGCTCAACTACAACTCCCAGGCCGCGCCGGCCGAGCAGTTGGCCGCGCGGATCAATGCCGAAGGCGGCCGGGCCATTGCCATTGGCGCCGATGTGGCCGATGAGGCCCAGGTCGAGGCGCTGTTCGCCCAGGCCATCGAGGCCTTTGGTTTTCTCGACATCCTGGTGGCCAATTCCGGCCTGCAAAAGGATGGGCCGGCCGCCAGCCTGAGCCTGGACGACTGGAACCGGGTGATCGGCGTCAATCTCACCGGGCAGTTCCTCTGTGCTCGCGCGGCGCTGAACATCTTCCAGCGCCAGGGGGTGCGCGCCGGGGTGTCCAAGGCGGCGGGCAAGATCATCCACATGAGTTCGGTGCACCAGTTGATTCCCTGGGCCGGGCACGTGAATTACGCGGCTTCCAAGGGCGGCGTGGACATGCTGATGCGCACCCTGGCCCAGGAAGTCAGCCAGCAGCGGATCCGCATCAACGGCATCGCCCCGGGGGCGATCCGCACCGCCATCAACCGCACCGCCACCGAGGGCGCGGCAGAGCAGGAACTGCTCAAGCTGATTCCCTACGGCCGGGTCGGCGACCCCGAGGATGTGGCCAATGCCGCGCTATGGCTGGCCTCGGACGCCTCCGACTATGTGGTCGGCAGCACCCTGTTCATCGACGGCGGCATGAGCCTCTATCCGGAGTTTCGCGGCAATGGCTGA
- a CDS encoding TetR/AcrR family transcriptional regulator: MSSRPRAAMIEQTRARLIASARQAFARLGYAKTSMDDLTAEAGLTRGALYHHFGDKQGLLAAVVEQIDSEMDERLEAISAAASDPWQGFAQRCRAYLEMAQEAEIRRIVLQDARAVLGQRQPAEEHCIDSLSRRLQALVEAGLITPAPSQALARLINGSLVDAALWIAAAEQPGQRLQQALQALELLLRGLQPPR, encoded by the coding sequence ATGAGCAGCCGCCCACGCGCCGCGATGATCGAGCAAACCCGCGCCAGGCTGATTGCCAGCGCGCGCCAGGCCTTTGCCCGCCTGGGCTACGCCAAGACCTCGATGGACGACCTGACCGCCGAAGCCGGGCTGACCCGGGGCGCGCTGTATCACCACTTCGGTGACAAGCAGGGGTTGCTGGCGGCGGTGGTGGAGCAGATCGACAGTGAAATGGATGAGCGCCTGGAGGCCATTTCCGCAGCGGCCAGTGATCCCTGGCAAGGCTTTGCCCAGCGCTGCCGGGCCTACCTGGAAATGGCCCAGGAAGCCGAAATCCGCCGCATCGTCCTGCAGGATGCCCGGGCCGTACTGGGGCAACGGCAGCCAGCCGAGGAACACTGCATCGACTCCCTCAGCCGCCGCCTGCAAGCGCTGGTCGAAGCCGGGCTGATCACGCCCGCGCCGAGCCAGGCCCTGGCGCGCCTGATCAACGGCAGCCTGGTGGACGCGGCGCTGTGGATCGCCGCCGCCGAGCAGCCCGGGCAACGCCTGCAACAAGCCCTGCAAGCGCTTGAGCTGCTACTGCGCGGGCTGCAACCACCGCGCTGA
- a CDS encoding thioesterase II family protein, whose translation MTQLNLLCLPYSGASAMVYSRWRRKLPQWLHLQPLELPGRGARYAEPLHTDMRELARQLALEIRGTLRTPYALFGHSLGALLACELAHALRALGCPEPVALFASGTAAPTLRTEYDRGFAEPKTDEQLIEQLRTLNGTSEEVLANQELMSLTLPILRADFLLCGRFRPVQRPLLNCPVHVLGGKTDRATTEQLIGWSKETHGSFSVDMLAGGHFFIHEHEAKVLSLLKGHLEVHRRRHLQPVAAVS comes from the coding sequence GTGACTCAGTTGAACCTGCTGTGCCTGCCGTATTCCGGCGCCAGCGCCATGGTCTACAGCCGCTGGCGCCGCAAGCTGCCGCAGTGGCTGCACCTGCAACCGCTGGAGCTGCCCGGGCGTGGCGCCCGTTATGCCGAGCCGCTGCACACCGACATGCGCGAGCTGGCGCGGCAGCTTGCCCTGGAAATCCGGGGCACGCTGCGCACCCCTTACGCCCTGTTCGGCCACAGCCTGGGCGCCTTGCTGGCCTGCGAACTGGCCCATGCCCTGCGCGCCCTGGGGTGCCCGGAGCCGGTGGCGCTGTTTGCCTCGGGCACTGCTGCGCCGACCCTGCGCACCGAATACGACCGGGGGTTTGCCGAGCCCAAGACCGATGAGCAACTGATCGAACAGTTGCGCACCCTCAACGGCACCAGTGAAGAAGTGCTGGCCAACCAGGAACTGATGAGCCTGACCTTGCCGATCCTGCGGGCCGACTTTCTCTTGTGCGGGCGCTTTCGCCCGGTGCAACGGCCACTGCTCAATTGCCCGGTGCATGTGCTGGGCGGCAAGACGGATCGCGCCACCACCGAGCAACTGATCGGCTGGAGCAAGGAAACCCACGGCAGTTTTTCGGTGGACATGCTGGCGGGCGGGCACTTCTTCATCCACGAGCACGAGGCCAAGGTGCTGAGCCTGCTCAAGGGCCATCTGGAGGTGCATCGCCGCCGCCACCTGCAACCGGTAGCCGCGGTTTCCTAG
- a CDS encoding MFS transporter — translation MANPYRELFKAPGSRAFVLAGMIARMPISMTGIGLITMLAQLHGGYALAGSVAATFALATAFCAPQVSRLVDRYGQSRILPLAAGLGGGALLALLLCTRLQAPHWTLFLCAALAGCMPSMSAMVRARWTELYRGQPQLQTAYALESVLDEVCFIVGPPLSVGLSVGLFPEAGPLAALLMLVLGVSVFVMQKSTEPPVHPHEEGHAGSIIRSVEIRLLLLLMTAMGTIVGVVDVVSVAFAQQQGQPAAASIVLSVYAIGSCLAGIAFGALKLATPLPRLFMYGGIATALTTLPLLLASNILGLSLAVFVAGLFFSPTLIVAMALVERSVPPAKLTEGLTWLVTGLSIGVALGAAGSGALVDQFGARSGFWLALAGGAVVLGAALQSYRRMR, via the coding sequence ATGGCAAACCCCTACCGCGAACTGTTCAAGGCCCCCGGCAGCCGGGCCTTTGTGCTGGCCGGGATGATCGCGCGCATGCCGATCTCCATGACCGGCATCGGCCTGATCACCATGCTGGCTCAACTGCACGGCGGGTACGCCCTGGCCGGCTCGGTGGCGGCGACGTTCGCCCTGGCCACGGCGTTCTGCGCGCCCCAGGTATCGCGCCTGGTGGACCGTTACGGCCAGAGCCGGATATTGCCCCTGGCCGCCGGCCTGGGGGGTGGGGCGCTGCTGGCCCTGCTGCTGTGCACCCGCTTGCAGGCCCCGCACTGGACCCTGTTCCTCTGCGCCGCCCTGGCCGGCTGCATGCCCAGCATGTCGGCCATGGTCCGTGCCCGCTGGACCGAGCTGTACCGCGGCCAGCCGCAGCTGCAGACCGCCTATGCCCTGGAGTCGGTGCTCGATGAGGTCTGCTTCATTGTCGGCCCGCCCTTGTCGGTGGGCCTCAGCGTCGGCCTGTTTCCCGAAGCCGGGCCCCTGGCGGCGCTGCTGATGCTGGTGCTGGGGGTCAGTGTGTTCGTCATGCAGAAGAGCACCGAGCCGCCGGTCCATCCCCATGAGGAAGGGCACGCTGGCTCGATCATTCGCTCGGTGGAAATCCGCCTGCTGCTGTTGCTGATGACCGCCATGGGCACCATCGTCGGGGTGGTGGACGTGGTCAGCGTGGCCTTCGCCCAGCAACAGGGGCAGCCGGCGGCGGCGAGCATCGTGCTCTCGGTGTACGCGATCGGCTCATGCCTGGCGGGCATCGCCTTTGGCGCCCTGAAACTGGCCACGCCCTTGCCCCGGCTGTTCATGTACGGCGGCATCGCCACGGCGCTGACCACCTTGCCGCTGCTGCTGGCGAGCAACATCCTCGGCCTGTCCCTGGCGGTGTTCGTTGCCGGGCTGTTTTTCTCGCCGACCCTGATCGTCGCGATGGCCCTGGTGGAACGCAGCGTGCCGCCGGCCAAGCTCACCGAGGGCCTGACCTGGCTGGTCACCGGCCTGAGCATCGGCGTGGCCCTGGGGGCCGCGGGGTCCGGAGCACTGGTGGACCAGTTCGGCGCCCGCAGCGGCTTCTGGCTGGCCCTGGCGGGCGGCGCGGTGGTACTGGGGGCGGCGTTGCAGAGCTATCGGCGCATGCGCTGA
- a CDS encoding siderophore-interacting protein — protein MSSAQSLTGLLTQGLRKLTGIDRSRPKGYRVINVELKQRIHLSPSMARLVFTGEDIAQARTLAPDQRIKLLFPGADGTPSQLPVEGDWQAARRKLPAEQQPPMRTYTIRALRLQPAQMDVDFVLHGVNGPASAWATHARPGDRLQMVVPNKAYSGDPGGYEWLPPAGIRKVLLMGDETALPAIAGILEELQGYPDHPDVQAFIEVPYESDCIDLRCHPLARINWLPRDLLGARHGETLIHAARELAELPPANSQRRPIKVSERNDEQRLWETAQPADNDFYAWVAGESATVMNIRRHLINERGQERRNLTLMGYWRLGSSLG, from the coding sequence ATGTCTTCCGCTCAATCGCTGACCGGCCTCCTCACCCAAGGCTTGCGCAAACTGACCGGCATCGACCGGTCCAGGCCAAAGGGCTACCGGGTAATCAACGTCGAGCTCAAGCAGCGCATCCACCTCAGCCCGTCCATGGCCCGCCTGGTGTTCACCGGCGAGGACATCGCCCAGGCGCGCACCCTGGCACCGGACCAGCGCATCAAGCTGCTGTTTCCCGGGGCCGATGGCACGCCCTCGCAACTGCCGGTGGAAGGCGACTGGCAGGCAGCCCGGCGCAAGCTGCCGGCCGAGCAGCAACCGCCAATGCGCACCTACACCATTCGCGCCCTGCGCCTGCAGCCTGCGCAAATGGATGTGGATTTCGTCCTGCACGGGGTCAACGGCCCGGCCTCCGCCTGGGCCACCCATGCCCGGCCCGGCGACCGCCTGCAGATGGTGGTGCCGAACAAGGCCTACAGCGGCGACCCCGGTGGTTATGAATGGCTGCCGCCGGCAGGGATCCGCAAGGTGCTGTTGATGGGCGATGAAACCGCGCTGCCGGCGATTGCCGGCATTCTGGAAGAACTGCAGGGTTATCCGGACCATCCGGATGTGCAGGCGTTTATCGAAGTGCCCTATGAAAGCGATTGCATCGACCTGCGCTGCCACCCGCTGGCGCGGATCAACTGGTTGCCCCGGGACCTGCTGGGCGCACGCCATGGCGAAACCCTGATCCATGCCGCCCGGGAGCTGGCCGAACTGCCGCCGGCCAACAGCCAGCGCCGGCCGATCAAGGTTTCCGAACGCAACGACGAACAGCGCCTCTGGGAAACCGCCCAACCGGCGGACAACGATTTCTACGCCTGGGTGGCCGGCGAGTCGGCCACGGTGATGAACATTCGCCGCCACCTGATCAACGAGCGCGGCCAGGAGCGTCGCAACCTGACCCTGATGGGCTACTGGCGCCTGGGCAGCTCCCTGGGTTGA